A portion of the Colius striatus isolate bColStr4 chromosome 1, bColStr4.1.hap1, whole genome shotgun sequence genome contains these proteins:
- the OLIG2 gene encoding oligodendrocyte transcription factor 2, whose product MDSDASLVSSRPSSPEPDDLFLTARNKSSGGGFTGGTVSSSTQSDSPPELSAELRSAMSAAGVVVVDKLGFKSSSSSSSSSSSSSSKKDKKQMTEPELQQLRLKINSRERKRMHDLNIAMDGLREVMPYAHGPSVRKLSKIATLLLARNYILMLTNSLEEMKRLVSEIYGGHHAGFHPAACPGGMGAHSAPLPGHPGHPASHPVHHPILPPAAVSSASLPGSGLSAVSSIRPPHGLLKSPSAAAAAAAAAPLGSGFQHWGGMPCPCSMCQVSAPPHHHVSGMGTASLPRLATDTK is encoded by the coding sequence ATGGACTCGGACGCCAGCCTGGTCTCCAGCCGCCCGTCCTCCCCGGAGCCCGATGACCTCTTCCTCACGGCCAGGAATAAAAGCAGCGGCGGGGGCTTCACGGGAGGCACCGTGTCCAGCTCCACGCAGAGCGACTCCCCGCCGGAGCTGAGCGCCGAGCTGCGCAGCGCCATGAGCGCTGCGGGGGTGGTGGTAGTGGACAAGCTGGGCTTCAAGTCCTCCTcgtcctcttcctcctcgtcctCGTCCTCTTCCTCCAAGAAGGACAAGAAGCAGATGACAGAGccggagctgcagcagctgcggCTGAAGATCAACAGCCGGGAGCGCAAGCGGATGCACGACCTGAACATCGCCATGGACGGGCTGCGGGAGGTGATGCCCTACGCCCACGGCCCGTCGGTGCGCAAGCTCTCCAAGATCGCCACGCTCCTCTTGGCGCGCAACTACATCCTCATGCTCACCAACTCCCTGGAAGAGATGAAGCGCCTGGTCAGCGAGATCTATGGCGGGCACCACGCCGGCTTCCACCCCGCCGCCTGCCCCGGCGGCATGGGTGCCCACTCCGCCCCGCTGCCCGGTCACCCAGGTCACCCCGCTTCGCACCCCGTCCACCACCCCATCCTGCCTCCCGCCGCCGTTTCCAGCGCCTCCCTGCCCGGCTCCGGCCTCTCGGCCGTCAGCTCCATCCGACCACCCCACGGGCTCCTCAAGTCGCcctcggccgccgccgccgcagccgccgccgccccacTGGGCAGCGGCTTCCAGCACTGGGGGGGgatgccctgcccctgcagcatgTGCCAGGTGTCGGCCCCGCCGCACCACCACGTCTCCGGCATGGGCACCGCCAGCCTCCCCAGATTAGCCACCGACACCAAATGA